A region of Streptomyces cinnamoneus DNA encodes the following proteins:
- a CDS encoding DUF6191 domain-containing protein produces MFNVIEELFAPGREHTEEERNRLELVRDDVGDGDPGAGPIDLESGHVVIRPRRS; encoded by the coding sequence ATGTTCAACGTGATCGAGGAACTGTTCGCACCGGGGCGGGAGCACACGGAGGAGGAGCGCAACCGGCTCGAACTCGTCCGTGACGACGTGGGGGACGGCGACCCCGGGGCGGGCCCCATCGACCTGGAGTCGGGACACGTGGTGATCCGGCCGCGGCGGAGCTGA
- a CDS encoding MMPL family transporter, whose translation MTSLARWCLRRRFAVIVLWLLALAGTAAAATCAGKTYTDDYAVPGTESTRATALLEKAFPGEGGDDKIVWHTDRGTVRAAVVEQRMTATLREIAHLPGVDSVTSPYGSEGAHQISRDRHTAYASVAFASATGDPDKAQVKRVVDTARAASDDNLAVALGGTGVGAAEAPGGHLSEIIGVAVAAVVLLVVFGSLAASLLPIATALVGVGTASMGTVLLGHVMNVAEFAPMLGTLIGLGVGIDYALFIVTRHRKGLRQGLPVAIAAERAVATTGRAVVFAGGTVCVALLGMLILRLGFLNGVAIAASLTVVLTVAASVTLLPALLGVIGDRALSRRERRRLALGPRPEAPAGLAARWAAFVERHPKLLGAAAATVMLTLALPTLSLHLGTSDQGNSPASSTTRQAYDMLAEGFGPGVNGPLTLVAPLDGAADRLAFNRLPDTLRHIPGVAAVTPSALNASGDAGVITVVPMTSPQSAATSELVERLRTSVLPRATGGTGPTVHVGGMTAGYDDFAGVILGKLPLFVGTVVGLGCVLLLLAFRSIGIPLKAAAMNLAAVASSFGLIVAVFQWGWGSETLGLGAAGPVEPFLPVVMVAVLFGLSMDYQVFLVSRMYEEWLATRDNRRAVRVGLAETSRVINSAAIIMISVFLAFVLSGDRVIAMFGIGLAAAVALDAFVLRTLLVPALMHMLGGANWWLPGWLERWLPRISIEPAEHAPLPPPVAAPVPPVPARV comes from the coding sequence ATGACCTCACTTGCCCGGTGGTGCCTGCGCCGCCGTTTCGCCGTCATCGTTCTCTGGCTCCTCGCGCTCGCGGGCACCGCAGCGGCCGCCACCTGCGCCGGCAAGACCTACACCGACGACTACGCCGTCCCCGGCACCGAATCCACCCGGGCCACCGCCCTGCTGGAGAAGGCGTTCCCCGGCGAGGGCGGCGACGACAAGATCGTCTGGCACACCGACCGGGGCACCGTGCGCGCCGCGGTCGTCGAGCAGCGCATGACCGCCACCCTGCGCGAGATCGCCCACCTGCCCGGCGTCGACTCCGTGACCAGCCCCTACGGCAGCGAGGGCGCCCACCAGATCAGCCGGGACCGGCACACCGCCTACGCCTCCGTGGCCTTCGCGAGCGCGACCGGCGACCCCGACAAGGCCCAGGTGAAGCGGGTCGTCGACACCGCCCGCGCGGCCTCGGACGACAACCTCGCGGTCGCCCTCGGCGGCACCGGCGTCGGCGCGGCCGAAGCCCCCGGCGGACACCTCAGCGAGATCATCGGTGTGGCCGTGGCCGCCGTGGTCCTCCTCGTCGTCTTCGGCTCCCTCGCCGCCAGCCTCCTGCCCATCGCCACCGCCCTCGTCGGCGTCGGCACGGCCTCGATGGGCACCGTCCTGCTCGGCCACGTCATGAACGTCGCCGAGTTCGCGCCCATGCTGGGCACGCTCATCGGCCTCGGCGTCGGCATCGACTACGCCCTGTTCATCGTCACCCGGCACCGCAAGGGCCTGCGCCAGGGGCTGCCCGTGGCGATCGCGGCGGAGCGGGCCGTGGCCACGACGGGCCGCGCCGTGGTCTTCGCCGGCGGCACCGTGTGCGTTGCCCTGCTCGGCATGCTCATCCTGCGGCTCGGCTTCCTCAACGGGGTCGCGATCGCCGCCTCGCTGACCGTCGTCCTCACCGTCGCCGCCTCCGTCACCCTGCTGCCCGCGCTGCTCGGCGTCATCGGCGACCGGGCCCTCAGCCGCCGCGAACGCCGCCGCCTCGCGCTCGGTCCCCGCCCCGAGGCCCCGGCCGGCCTCGCCGCGCGCTGGGCCGCGTTCGTCGAGCGCCACCCCAAGCTGCTGGGCGCGGCCGCCGCCACCGTCATGCTGACCCTGGCCCTGCCGACGCTCTCGCTCCACCTCGGCACGTCCGACCAGGGCAACAGCCCGGCCTCCAGCACCACCCGCCAGGCCTACGACATGCTCGCCGAGGGCTTCGGCCCCGGCGTCAACGGGCCGCTCACGCTCGTGGCCCCGCTCGACGGAGCCGCCGACCGGCTCGCCTTCAACCGGCTGCCCGACACGCTCCGGCACATCCCGGGCGTCGCCGCCGTCACCCCCTCCGCGCTGAACGCGAGCGGCGACGCCGGCGTCATCACCGTCGTCCCCATGACCTCCCCGCAGTCGGCCGCCACCAGCGAGCTCGTCGAACGGCTCCGCACCAGCGTGCTGCCCAGGGCCACCGGCGGCACCGGCCCGACCGTCCACGTCGGCGGCATGACCGCGGGCTACGACGACTTCGCCGGCGTCATCCTCGGCAAGCTGCCGCTGTTCGTCGGAACGGTCGTCGGACTCGGGTGCGTCCTGCTGCTCCTGGCCTTCCGGAGCATCGGCATACCGCTGAAGGCGGCGGCGATGAACCTCGCGGCCGTCGCCTCCTCCTTCGGCCTGATCGTCGCGGTCTTCCAGTGGGGCTGGGGCAGCGAGACGCTCGGCCTGGGCGCGGCCGGACCCGTCGAGCCGTTCCTGCCCGTGGTGATGGTCGCGGTGCTCTTCGGCCTGTCGATGGACTACCAGGTCTTCCTGGTCAGCAGGATGTACGAGGAGTGGCTGGCCACGCGCGACAACCGGCGGGCCGTCCGGGTCGGCCTGGCCGAGACCAGCCGTGTGATCAACTCCGCTGCGATCATCATGATTTCGGTGTTCCTCGCGTTCGTGCTCAGCGGCGACCGCGTGATCGCGATGTTCGGCATCGGGCTGGCCGCGGCGGTGGCGCTCGACGCCTTCGTCCTGCGCACGCTGCTGGTGCCGGCGCTCATGCACATGCTGGGCGGCGCGAACTGGTGGCTGCCGGGCTGGCTGGAGCGGTGGCTGCCGCGGATCAGCATCGAGCCGGCGGAGCACGCGCCGCTGCCGCCGCCCGTCGCGGCGCCGGTCCCGCCGGTGCCCGCCCGGGTGTGA
- the gatA gene encoding Asp-tRNA(Asn)/Glu-tRNA(Gln) amidotransferase subunit GatA, with translation MTEIIKLTAAEIAEKVASGELTAVEVTEAHLARIEAVDEKVHAFLHVDREGALAQAREVDAKRERGEKLGPLAGVPLALKDIFTTKGIPTTVGSKILEGWIPPYDATLTKRLKDADVVILGKTNMDEFAMGSSTENSAFGPTGNPWDLTKIPGGSGGGSSAALASYEAPLAIGTDTGGSIRQPAAVTGTVGVKPTYGAVSRYGMVAFSSSLDQGGPCARTVLDAALLHEVIAGHDPLDSTSIDAPVPPVVEAARNGDVKGMRVGVVKQFRGEGYQPGVLQRFDESVELLKELGAEVVEVDCPSFDLALAAYYLIAPSECSSNLARFDAMRYGLRVGDDGTRSAEDVTALTREAGFGPEVKRRVMLGTYALSSGYYDAYYGSAQKVRTLITRDFEKAFEQVDVLVSPTTPTTAFAIGERADDPMAMYLADLCTIPTNLAGNAAMSLPCGLAPEDGLPVGLQIIAPAMADDRLYRVGAAVEAAFTARWGHPLLEEAPSL, from the coding sequence ATGACTGAGATCATCAAGCTCACCGCCGCCGAGATCGCCGAGAAGGTCGCCTCCGGCGAGCTCACGGCCGTCGAGGTCACCGAGGCCCACCTGGCCCGCATCGAGGCCGTCGACGAGAAGGTGCACGCCTTCCTGCACGTCGACCGCGAGGGCGCGCTCGCGCAGGCCCGCGAGGTCGACGCCAAGCGGGAGCGCGGCGAGAAGCTCGGCCCGCTGGCCGGCGTCCCGCTCGCGCTGAAGGACATCTTCACCACCAAGGGGATCCCGACCACCGTCGGCTCCAAGATCCTCGAGGGCTGGATCCCGCCGTACGACGCGACGCTCACCAAGCGCCTGAAGGACGCGGACGTCGTCATCCTCGGCAAGACCAACATGGACGAGTTCGCCATGGGGTCCTCCACCGAGAACAGCGCCTTCGGCCCGACCGGCAACCCCTGGGACCTCACCAAGATCCCCGGCGGCTCCGGCGGCGGCTCCTCGGCCGCCCTCGCCTCCTACGAGGCCCCGCTGGCCATCGGCACGGACACCGGCGGCTCCATCCGCCAGCCCGCCGCCGTCACCGGCACCGTCGGCGTCAAGCCGACCTACGGCGCGGTCTCCCGCTACGGCATGGTCGCCTTCTCGTCCTCCCTCGACCAGGGCGGTCCCTGCGCCCGCACGGTCCTGGACGCCGCCCTGCTGCACGAGGTCATCGCCGGTCACGACCCGCTCGACTCGACCTCCATCGACGCCCCGGTCCCGCCGGTCGTCGAGGCGGCGCGCAACGGCGACGTCAAGGGCATGCGCGTCGGCGTCGTCAAGCAGTTCCGGGGCGAGGGCTACCAGCCCGGCGTGCTCCAGCGCTTCGACGAGTCCGTGGAGCTCCTCAAGGAGCTCGGCGCCGAGGTCGTCGAGGTGGACTGCCCGTCCTTCGACCTGGCGCTCGCCGCGTACTACCTGATCGCGCCGTCCGAGTGCTCCTCCAACCTGGCCCGCTTCGACGCCATGCGCTACGGCCTGCGGGTCGGCGACGACGGCACGCGGTCGGCCGAGGACGTCACCGCCCTCACCCGTGAGGCCGGCTTCGGCCCCGAGGTCAAGCGCCGCGTCATGCTGGGCACCTACGCCCTCAGCTCCGGCTACTACGACGCGTACTACGGCTCGGCGCAGAAGGTCCGCACCCTGATCACCCGGGACTTCGAGAAGGCGTTCGAGCAGGTCGACGTGCTGGTCTCGCCGACCACCCCGACCACCGCCTTCGCGATCGGCGAGCGCGCCGACGACCCGATGGCGATGTACCTCGCCGACCTGTGCACCATCCCGACCAACCTGGCGGGCAACGCGGCCATGTCGCTGCCGTGCGGCCTCGCCCCGGAGGACGGGCTGCCGGTGGGGCTGCAGATCATCGCCCCCGCCATGGCCGATGACCGGCTCTACCGGGTCGGTGCCGCGGTCGAGGCCGCGTTCACCGCCCGGTGGGGACACCCGCTGCTGGAGGAGGCACCGTCGCTGTGA
- the gatB gene encoding Asp-tRNA(Asn)/Glu-tRNA(Gln) amidotransferase subunit GatB codes for MTVTELVSYEEALATFEPVMGLEVHVELGTKTKMFCGCATELGAEPNSQTCPTCLGLPGSLPVVNGTAVESAVKIGLALHCEIAEWCRFARKNYFYPDMPKNFQTSQYDEPIAFNGYLDVQLEDGEVFRVEIERAHMEEDTGKSTHVGGATGRIHGARHSLLDYNRAGIPLIEIVTKPITGAGERAPEVAKAYVAELRELIKALGVSEARMEMGQMRCDVNLSLMPKGSEKFGTRSETKNVNSLRSVERAARFEIQRHAAVLSSGGTIVQETRHFHEEDGSTTSGRIKEEAEDYRYFPEPDLVPVAPSREWVEELRGTLPELPRVRRNRLREQWGVSEHDMQSILNAGAVDLIVATIEAGADAASARKWWMGELARRANEAGSDLAALEITPEQVARVCALVAEGSLNDKLARQVIEGVLAGEGGPDQVVEARGLKVVSDEGALGTAVDEAIAANAAIADKIRSGKVAAAGALVGAVMKATRGQADAARVRELILEKLGVEG; via the coding sequence GTGACCGTCACTGAACTGGTGTCGTACGAGGAGGCGCTTGCCACCTTCGAGCCCGTCATGGGCCTCGAGGTGCACGTCGAGCTCGGCACCAAGACCAAGATGTTCTGCGGGTGCGCCACCGAGCTGGGCGCCGAGCCCAACTCGCAGACGTGCCCCACCTGCCTCGGCCTGCCCGGCTCCCTGCCGGTCGTCAACGGCACCGCCGTCGAGTCGGCCGTGAAGATCGGCCTGGCGCTGCACTGCGAGATCGCCGAGTGGTGCCGCTTCGCCCGGAAGAACTACTTCTATCCGGACATGCCGAAGAACTTCCAGACCTCGCAGTACGACGAGCCGATCGCCTTCAACGGCTACCTGGACGTCCAGCTGGAGGACGGCGAGGTCTTCCGCGTGGAGATCGAGCGCGCCCACATGGAGGAGGACACCGGCAAGTCCACGCACGTGGGCGGCGCCACCGGCCGCATCCACGGCGCCCGGCACTCCCTGCTGGACTACAACCGCGCCGGCATCCCCCTCATCGAGATCGTCACCAAGCCGATCACCGGTGCGGGCGAGCGCGCCCCCGAGGTCGCCAAGGCGTACGTCGCCGAGCTGCGCGAGCTCATCAAGGCGCTCGGCGTCTCCGAGGCCCGCATGGAGATGGGCCAGATGCGCTGCGACGTCAACCTCTCGCTGATGCCCAAGGGCAGCGAGAAGTTCGGCACGCGCTCCGAGACGAAGAACGTCAACTCGCTGCGTTCGGTCGAGCGGGCGGCGCGCTTCGAGATCCAGCGCCACGCGGCCGTGCTGTCCTCCGGCGGCACGATCGTCCAGGAGACCCGTCACTTCCACGAGGAGGACGGCTCCACGACCTCGGGCCGGATCAAGGAGGAGGCGGAGGACTACCGCTACTTCCCCGAGCCGGACCTGGTGCCGGTGGCCCCCTCCCGCGAGTGGGTCGAGGAGCTGCGGGGCACCCTGCCCGAGCTGCCGCGCGTGCGCCGCAACCGGCTGCGCGAGCAGTGGGGCGTCTCCGAGCACGACATGCAGTCGATCCTCAACGCGGGCGCGGTCGACCTGATCGTCGCCACGATCGAGGCCGGCGCCGACGCCGCCTCCGCCCGCAAGTGGTGGATGGGCGAGCTGGCGCGCCGGGCCAACGAGGCCGGCAGCGACCTCGCCGCCCTGGAGATCACCCCGGAGCAGGTCGCCCGGGTGTGCGCGCTCGTCGCCGAGGGCTCCCTCAACGACAAGCTGGCCCGCCAGGTCATCGAGGGCGTGCTCGCGGGTGAGGGCGGCCCGGACCAGGTCGTCGAGGCGCGCGGCCTGAAGGTCGTCTCGGACGAGGGCGCGCTGGGCACGGCCGTGGACGAGGCCATCGCGGCCAACGCCGCCATCGCCGACAAGATCCGCTCCGGCAAGGTCGCGGCGGCGGGTGCGCTCGTCGGCGCGGTCATGAAGGCCACGCGCGGCCAGGCCGACGCGGCCCGCGTGCGTGAGCTGATCCTGGAGAAGCTCGGCGTCGAGGGCTGA
- a CDS encoding AMIN-like domain-containing (lipo)protein has protein sequence MRRLGTKVAALLLAGAGLTLAVPGTLGTASAAGSPTAAAAGCTAGWGSLPKVSTETDYKPLRDIRTGRHACYDRMVLDVLGPDAHGPIGYRVGYVEAMHQDGSGDVVPVGGGAILDVRVAAPAYDPRTGQATYDGRARQPLPDVDLSGYRTFQDTRFGGSFEGVSQVALGVRGRLPFRVFQWGNHLVVDVAHSWRGFR, from the coding sequence ATGCGACGGTTGGGTACGAAGGTGGCCGCGCTCCTGCTGGCGGGCGCGGGGCTGACGCTGGCGGTGCCGGGGACGCTGGGGACGGCCTCGGCGGCCGGCTCCCCCACCGCGGCCGCGGCGGGCTGCACGGCGGGCTGGGGAAGCCTGCCCAAGGTCAGCACCGAGACCGACTACAAGCCGCTCAGGGACATCAGAACGGGCCGGCACGCCTGCTACGACCGCATGGTCCTCGACGTCCTCGGCCCGGACGCCCACGGCCCCATCGGCTACCGCGTCGGCTACGTCGAGGCGATGCACCAGGACGGCTCAGGCGACGTCGTCCCCGTCGGCGGCGGCGCGATCCTCGACGTGCGGGTGGCCGCGCCCGCCTACGACCCCCGCACCGGCCAGGCCACCTACGACGGCCGGGCCCGGCAGCCGCTGCCGGACGTCGACCTCTCCGGCTACCGCACCTTCCAGGACACCCGCTTCGGCGGCAGCTTCGAGGGCGTCAGCCAGGTCGCTCTCGGCGTCCGCGGCCGGCTGCCGTTCCGGGTGTTCCAGTGGGGCAACCACCTCGTGGTGGACGTCGCCCACAGCTGGCGGGGCTTCCGCTGA
- a CDS encoding 2-hydroxyacid dehydrogenase has translation MSADHSGSARPLAWLPMPPEEIGELPGQLEYACWNGEAEFPTDPARCVFYAVPYLKGHEVSVRPLPLMPRLKVVQSLMAGVDDFLPALASLPPGTRLCNARGLHDASTAELALTLVLAALRDIPGFVRAQDAGEWRQEFRPALADKSVLIVGYGSIGAAIEDRLVPFECARVVRVARSPRTTARGPVHPVTDLPELLPDADVVILSTPLTPQTRGLVDAAFLARMKDGALLVNVARGPVVDTEALLAELGSGRLRAALDVTDPEPLPPGHPLWTAPGALVTPHVGGPSSAFTPRAKALLRDQLARFALDEPLRNVVATVD, from the coding sequence ATGAGCGCAGATCACAGCGGTTCCGCCCGACCCCTGGCCTGGTTGCCGATGCCCCCCGAGGAGATCGGGGAGCTCCCCGGCCAACTGGAGTACGCCTGCTGGAACGGCGAGGCGGAGTTCCCCACGGATCCCGCCCGCTGCGTCTTCTACGCGGTCCCGTACCTCAAGGGCCACGAGGTGAGCGTGCGCCCCCTGCCGCTCATGCCGCGCCTCAAGGTCGTGCAGTCCCTCATGGCGGGCGTGGACGACTTCCTGCCCGCCCTCGCCTCGCTGCCGCCGGGCACACGGCTGTGCAACGCGCGCGGGCTGCACGACGCGAGCACCGCGGAACTGGCCCTGACCCTGGTCCTCGCCGCGCTGCGGGACATCCCCGGGTTCGTCCGGGCGCAGGACGCGGGGGAGTGGCGGCAGGAGTTCCGGCCCGCCCTGGCCGACAAGTCGGTGCTGATCGTGGGCTACGGCTCGATCGGCGCCGCCATCGAGGACCGGCTTGTGCCCTTTGAGTGCGCGCGGGTGGTGCGCGTCGCGCGCTCCCCGCGTACCACAGCACGCGGCCCGGTCCATCCGGTGACCGACCTGCCCGAACTGCTGCCCGACGCCGACGTCGTGATCCTCTCGACCCCGCTCACCCCGCAGACCCGGGGCCTGGTTGACGCCGCGTTCCTCGCCCGCATGAAGGACGGGGCCCTGCTGGTGAACGTCGCACGCGGCCCGGTCGTCGACACCGAGGCGCTCCTGGCCGAGCTGGGGAGCGGCCGCCTGCGCGCCGCCCTCGACGTCACCGACCCCGAGCCGCTGCCGCCCGGGCACCCGCTGTGGACCGCCCCCGGCGCACTCGTCACCCCCCATGTGGGTGGCCCTTCTTCGGCCTTCACCCCCCGTGCGAAGGCCCTCCTGCGCGATCAACTGGCCAGATTCGCACTGGACGAGCCTCTGCGGAATGTCGTAGCCACTGTGGACTGA
- a CDS encoding aldo/keto reductase: MERRTIGAAALEVGAIGLGCMPMHWAYTASQQSGEGALRTVHAALDAGASLLDTADMYGPFTNELLVGRVLRERRAEAFVSTKCGLLVGEQHVVANGRPGYVKRACDASLRRLQTDVIDLYQLHRPDPEVPVEETWGAMAELVSAGKVRALGWCAIGARAQRRFGSSAGAAAGMYDTTIRQLERVQQVFPVSCVQAELSVWSREALDRLVPWCASRGVGLLAAMPLGNGFLSGTLTPGQGFEPEDVRARHPRFTAEMMAANQPIVAGLRRVARRHDATAAQVALAWVLAQGRHVVPVPGTKKAAWAVENAAAAGLRLGAGDLAEIAALPKAMGSWD; the protein is encoded by the coding sequence GTGGAGCGCAGGACAATCGGTGCGGCGGCGCTCGAAGTGGGGGCGATCGGTCTCGGGTGCATGCCGATGCACTGGGCGTACACCGCCTCCCAGCAGAGCGGCGAGGGCGCGCTGCGCACGGTCCACGCGGCCCTGGACGCGGGGGCGAGCCTGCTGGACACGGCCGACATGTACGGGCCGTTCACCAACGAACTCCTGGTGGGGCGGGTGTTGCGGGAGCGGCGCGCGGAGGCGTTCGTGTCGACCAAGTGCGGGCTGCTGGTGGGAGAGCAGCACGTCGTGGCCAACGGACGGCCCGGCTACGTCAAGCGCGCGTGCGACGCCTCGCTGCGCCGCTTGCAGACCGACGTGATCGACCTCTACCAGCTGCACCGGCCGGACCCCGAGGTGCCGGTCGAGGAGACGTGGGGGGCGATGGCGGAGCTGGTGTCGGCGGGCAAGGTCCGCGCGCTGGGGTGGTGCGCGATAGGCGCCCGCGCGCAGCGCAGGTTCGGCTCGTCGGCGGGGGCGGCGGCGGGCATGTACGACACGACGATCCGCCAGCTGGAGCGGGTCCAGCAGGTCTTCCCGGTCAGTTGCGTGCAGGCGGAGCTCTCGGTGTGGTCCCGGGAGGCGCTGGACCGGCTGGTGCCCTGGTGCGCCTCGCGGGGCGTGGGACTGCTGGCCGCCATGCCCCTGGGGAATGGTTTCCTCAGTGGCACGCTCACCCCGGGGCAGGGCTTCGAGCCGGAGGACGTCCGGGCCCGGCACCCGCGGTTCACCGCGGAGATGATGGCGGCCAACCAGCCGATAGTCGCCGGGCTGCGGCGGGTCGCCCGGCGCCACGACGCCACGGCGGCCCAGGTCGCGCTGGCGTGGGTGCTGGCGCAGGGGCGGCACGTGGTGCCCGTTCCGGGGACGAAGAAGGCCGCGTGGGCGGTGGAGAACGCCGCCGCCGCCGGACTGCGCCTCGGGGCCGGCGATTTGGCCGAGATCGCGGCGCTGCCCAAGGCCATGGGTTCCTGGGACTGA
- a CDS encoding PQQ-dependent sugar dehydrogenase, whose amino-acid sequence MRGTPNATVRAALAAASALLLLAGCSDDGSPSTGAGTAGTGGPSASAAPAKGSAEVVRTIATRLNSPWGVAVLPGGDLLVGSRDTGRIVRVGAGDGRQSELGTVPGVAAAGEGGLLGLALSPGYGADHWLYAYFTTESDNRVVRMLVDDARPEGQRLGAPDTILRGIPKGPVHNGGRIAFGPDGMLYAGTGESGRRGLAQDLDSLGGKILRMTPDGRPAPGNPRADSVVYSHGHRNVQGLAWDADGRLWASEFGQDTWDELNLVRPGGDYGWPLAEGRAGKPGLVDPVEQWKPAAASPSGLAYAGGALWMAGLRGRTLWRIPLRGERPAASPQAFFEGEYGRLRTVVATSGDTLVLTTSNTDGRGKPDAQDDRLLLLKVS is encoded by the coding sequence GTGCGAGGAACCCCGAACGCCACCGTCAGGGCCGCGCTGGCGGCCGCCTCGGCGCTGCTGCTCCTGGCGGGCTGCTCGGACGACGGCTCGCCGTCCACCGGGGCCGGCACCGCGGGCACCGGCGGCCCGTCCGCCTCCGCCGCCCCCGCCAAGGGCTCGGCCGAGGTCGTCCGGACGATCGCCACGAGGCTCAACTCCCCCTGGGGCGTTGCCGTCCTGCCCGGCGGGGACCTGCTGGTCGGCTCGCGGGACACCGGGCGGATCGTCCGGGTCGGGGCCGGGGACGGCCGGCAGAGCGAGCTGGGCACGGTGCCCGGCGTCGCGGCGGCGGGCGAGGGCGGCCTGCTCGGCCTCGCCCTCTCGCCCGGCTACGGCGCCGACCACTGGCTGTACGCCTACTTCACCACCGAGTCCGACAACCGCGTCGTACGGATGCTCGTCGACGACGCGCGGCCCGAGGGGCAGCGGCTGGGCGCGCCGGACACGATCCTGCGCGGCATCCCCAAGGGGCCGGTCCACAACGGCGGCCGGATCGCCTTCGGCCCGGACGGCATGCTGTACGCGGGCACGGGCGAGAGCGGACGGCGCGGCCTGGCCCAGGACCTGGACTCCCTCGGCGGCAAGATCCTCCGCATGACCCCGGACGGCCGGCCCGCGCCCGGCAACCCCCGGGCGGACTCGGTCGTCTACAGCCACGGCCACCGCAACGTCCAGGGCCTGGCGTGGGACGCGGACGGACGGCTGTGGGCCTCGGAGTTCGGCCAGGACACGTGGGACGAGCTCAACCTGGTCCGGCCCGGCGGCGACTACGGCTGGCCGCTGGCCGAGGGCAGAGCCGGCAAGCCGGGGCTCGTGGACCCGGTGGAGCAGTGGAAGCCCGCGGCCGCCTCGCCGAGCGGCCTGGCGTACGCCGGAGGCGCGTTGTGGATGGCCGGCCTGCGGGGCCGGACCCTGTGGCGGATCCCGTTGCGGGGCGAGCGTCCGGCGGCGTCGCCCCAGGCGTTCTTCGAAGGGGAGTACGGGCGTCTGCGTACAGTGGTGGCGACAAGCGGCGACACTTTGGTGTTGACCACCAGCAACACGGACGGGCGGGGCAAGCCGGACGCCCAGGACGACCGGCTACTGCTGTTGAAGGTGAGCTGA